In Phreatobacter aquaticus, a single genomic region encodes these proteins:
- a CDS encoding methyl-accepting chemotaxis protein, whose translation MSVPARSIPDSSSPTLDNIITLARSVRGVANGKIDDIQKVTNSLRMLALNALIEAARAGDQGRGFSVVAAEVRQISTTVGEIADTLSRELAEQIGALETMTLTMARTAAGDRLVDLALNAIEIMDRNLYERTCDVRWWATDSAVVDALAGGSEAAAFASSRLAVILAAYTVYLDLWLCDADGTIIANGRPERFPVTGQSVRGERWFRDAMGLRSGDDYTVSDVSRCGPLNGAEVATYATAVRDGGRVNGKPLGVLAVHFDWQPQAETIVRGVRLTQEEARRSRVLLVDAQNRVLASSDGAGVLTETVPLATGGQASGCITGPDGTTTAFHLTPGYETYRGLGWYGVIQQKAR comes from the coding sequence ATGTCAGTGCCTGCCCGATCGATCCCGGACTCCTCCTCCCCCACCCTCGACAACATCATCACCCTGGCCCGCTCCGTCCGGGGGGTGGCCAATGGCAAGATCGACGACATCCAGAAAGTGACCAACAGCCTGCGCATGCTGGCGCTCAATGCGCTGATCGAAGCGGCGCGCGCTGGCGACCAGGGGCGCGGCTTCTCGGTGGTGGCCGCCGAAGTGCGCCAGATCTCGACGACGGTGGGCGAGATCGCCGACACGCTGTCGCGCGAACTCGCCGAGCAGATCGGCGCCCTCGAGACCATGACGCTGACCATGGCCCGCACCGCGGCGGGCGACCGGCTGGTCGATCTCGCGCTCAACGCGATCGAGATCATGGACCGCAATCTCTATGAGCGGACCTGCGACGTGCGCTGGTGGGCGACCGATTCCGCCGTGGTCGACGCCCTCGCCGGCGGCAGCGAGGCTGCCGCCTTCGCCAGTTCGCGGCTGGCGGTCATCCTTGCCGCCTATACCGTCTATCTCGATCTCTGGCTGTGCGACGCCGACGGCACGATCATCGCCAACGGGCGCCCCGAGCGCTTTCCGGTGACCGGCCAATCTGTGCGCGGGGAACGCTGGTTCCGCGATGCGATGGGCCTGCGCTCCGGCGACGATTACACGGTCTCCGATGTCTCGCGCTGCGGCCCGCTCAATGGTGCCGAGGTTGCCACCTATGCCACCGCTGTGCGCGACGGCGGGCGGGTCAATGGCAAGCCGCTCGGCGTGCTGGCCGTCCATTTCGACTGGCAGCCGCAGGCGGAAACCATCGTCAGGGGCGTCAGGCTCACGCAAGAGGAAGCCCGGCGCAGCCGCGTGCTTCTGGTCGATGCCCAGAACCGGGTCCTGGCGAGCTCGGATGGTGCGGGTGTCCTGACCGAGACGGTCCCTCTGGCGACCGGTGGGCAGGCTTCCGGATGCATCACCGGTCCCGACGGCACGACGACCGCATTCCACCTGACGCCGGGCTATGAGACCTATCGCGGCCTCGGCTGGTATGGCGTCATCCAGCAGAAGGCGCGCTAG
- a CDS encoding 50S ribosomal protein L11 methyltransferase — translation MLEGLHPVSPTHLMRLETSERAARRVADIVSETFDPAETAVAAFEAPDGKIWLVEVFFREQPDEANVRELVRAAAGDPVAACLTFHAIESKDWVRTSLDGLKPVQSGRFTVFGSHDRDKVALNAIPIEIEAALAFGTGHHGTTLGCLNAIDRLAKRGRAFRPLDVGTGTGVLAIAAALRHRVPVLASDIDAISVIAARENAVINKARAYAQVIHAAGLKDARFRRGAPYDLVLANILPRPLVGLATDLVRLVAPGGTVVLSGIIPPHANLVISAYRDRGLHLVSRQLIEGWVTLTMQRGR, via the coding sequence ATGCTCGAAGGTCTGCACCCCGTGTCACCCACCCATCTCATGCGTCTGGAAACCTCGGAGCGCGCCGCAAGGCGCGTCGCCGACATCGTCTCCGAAACCTTCGACCCGGCGGAGACCGCGGTCGCCGCCTTCGAGGCGCCCGACGGCAAGATCTGGCTGGTCGAGGTGTTCTTCCGCGAACAGCCGGACGAAGCCAATGTGCGCGAACTGGTGCGGGCGGCGGCTGGCGATCCCGTCGCAGCCTGCCTGACCTTCCATGCGATCGAATCCAAGGACTGGGTGCGGACCTCGCTGGATGGCCTGAAGCCGGTCCAGTCCGGCCGCTTCACTGTCTTCGGCAGCCACGACCGCGACAAGGTCGCGCTGAACGCGATCCCCATCGAAATCGAGGCGGCGCTCGCCTTCGGCACCGGCCATCACGGCACGACGCTCGGCTGCCTCAATGCGATCGACCGGCTGGCCAAGCGCGGCCGCGCCTTCCGTCCGCTCGATGTCGGCACCGGCACCGGTGTTCTGGCGATTGCCGCCGCTCTGCGCCACCGCGTTCCGGTGCTCGCCTCCGACATCGATGCCATCTCGGTCATCGCCGCGCGCGAGAATGCGGTGATCAACAAGGCCCGGGCCTATGCCCAGGTGATCCATGCCGCCGGCCTGAAGGATGCGCGGTTCCGCCGTGGCGCGCCCTATGATCTGGTGCTCGCCAATATCCTCCCGCGCCCGCTGGTGGGCCTGGCGACCGATCTCGTCCGCCTCGTCGCGCCGGGCGGCACCGTGGTGCTGTCGGGCATCATTCCGCCCCACGCCAACCTGGTCATCTCGGCCTACCGCGACCGCGGCCTCCATCTGGTGAGCCGGCAATTGATCGAAGGCTGGGTGACGCTGACCATGCAGCGCGGGCGCTGA
- a CDS encoding penicillin acylase family protein, translating into MLRIIGKLAKWTLVLVLLLVVAAVGGALWYWRAVEPQVAGTLGVPGFDRPVEIVRDREGVAHIFAATDTDASAALGFVHAQDRLWQLDLNRRIANGRLSEIVGPPGLETDRFLRTIGIRRTAEAIWRNVDAETRAHLLAYARGVNAFLETSTSPLPPEFQILRAPRPEPWTPVDSIGWSLMMALDLGGNLNSEIMRLRLAQAGLSMERIGQILPPYPGETWPALPDYTALYKALGPEARAAAEAIRPFDIGLEGIGSNNWVVSGARSETGKPLLANDPHLGLSAPALWYFARMTSPAGTVIGASLPGTPGIILGRNERIAWGFTNTGPDVQDLYIEKVDGRDPMLYQAPGGWQRFDTVQERIKVRGAADVTLTVRISRHGPVISDGASRGATTATPRGYALALRWTALSPDNLTVQAASRMNRAANWPEFLEAVRHFHSPQQNMVYADVDGNIGYVAAGQVPIRKPDNDLRGLFPAPGWDARYDWAGFIPFGELPREYNPERGYRLTANERITPENYPHHITSEWATPHRADRIRELLAARDKHSLDSFRVIQSDHRSNAVREILPLLIAAYPTGDEERRRATPPRERQVLDLLKSFDGTMATDRAEPLIVTAWLRELTRLVYADELGPRLFADYWDQRQVFMMSVLRNEGGAGSWCASRTVPATSCATLASRALELALDDLEKRYGADRSAWRWGVAHDARSEHRPFARVASLARFFDVRVPVPGDTYTVNVNRHTIRNDEEPFVSRHSASLRALYDMADPERSVFIHSTGQSGLPTSSLYRNLAERWARVDYIPMRTRRADIEQGAIGTLRLNPR; encoded by the coding sequence ATGTTGCGCATCATCGGCAAGCTCGCGAAATGGACCCTGGTCCTTGTCCTGCTGCTGGTCGTCGCGGCCGTGGGCGGTGCGCTCTGGTACTGGCGCGCCGTCGAGCCGCAGGTGGCGGGAACGCTTGGCGTTCCGGGCTTCGACCGCCCGGTCGAGATCGTCCGCGATCGCGAGGGCGTCGCCCATATCTTCGCCGCAACCGACACCGACGCCAGCGCGGCGCTCGGCTTCGTCCATGCCCAGGACCGCCTGTGGCAGCTGGATTTGAACCGCCGCATCGCCAATGGGCGGCTGTCGGAGATCGTCGGGCCGCCGGGGCTGGAGACCGATCGCTTCCTGCGCACCATCGGCATTCGCCGCACGGCGGAAGCGATCTGGCGCAATGTCGATGCCGAGACCCGCGCGCACCTGCTGGCCTATGCGCGCGGCGTCAACGCCTTCCTCGAAACATCGACCTCGCCGCTGCCGCCGGAATTCCAGATCCTGCGAGCACCCCGACCCGAGCCCTGGACACCGGTCGATTCCATCGGCTGGTCGCTGATGATGGCGCTCGACCTCGGCGGCAATCTGAACAGCGAGATCATGCGCCTCAGGCTCGCCCAGGCCGGCCTGTCGATGGAGCGGATCGGGCAGATCCTGCCGCCCTATCCCGGCGAGACCTGGCCGGCGCTTCCCGACTACACCGCGCTCTACAAGGCGCTGGGGCCCGAGGCGCGCGCCGCCGCCGAAGCCATCCGGCCCTTCGACATTGGACTTGAGGGCATAGGTTCCAACAACTGGGTCGTGTCCGGCGCCCGCTCCGAGACCGGCAAGCCGCTGCTCGCCAACGATCCACATCTCGGGCTTTCGGCCCCGGCGCTCTGGTATTTCGCACGGATGACCTCGCCGGCTGGAACGGTGATCGGCGCGAGCCTGCCCGGCACGCCCGGCATCATCCTCGGGCGCAACGAGCGCATCGCCTGGGGCTTCACCAATACCGGCCCCGACGTGCAGGACCTCTATATCGAGAAGGTCGATGGCCGTGATCCCATGCTCTACCAGGCGCCGGGGGGCTGGCAGCGCTTCGACACCGTCCAGGAGCGCATCAAGGTCAGGGGAGCCGCCGATGTCACGCTGACGGTGCGCATCTCGCGTCACGGGCCGGTTATTTCCGATGGCGCCTCGCGCGGCGCCACGACGGCCACGCCGCGCGGCTATGCCCTGGCGCTGCGCTGGACCGCGCTCAGCCCCGACAACCTGACGGTGCAGGCGGCAAGCCGGATGAACCGGGCGGCCAATTGGCCCGAATTCCTCGAGGCCGTCCGCCATTTCCACTCGCCGCAACAGAACATGGTCTATGCCGATGTCGACGGAAACATCGGCTATGTCGCGGCCGGACAGGTGCCGATCCGCAAGCCGGACAACGACCTGCGCGGCCTGTTTCCGGCGCCCGGCTGGGACGCCCGCTATGACTGGGCGGGCTTCATCCCGTTCGGCGAATTGCCGCGCGAGTACAATCCCGAGCGTGGCTATCGCCTCACCGCCAATGAGCGCATCACGCCGGAGAACTACCCCCATCACATCACTTCGGAATGGGCGACCCCGCACCGCGCCGATCGCATTCGTGAGCTGCTGGCGGCCCGCGACAAGCACTCCCTCGACAGTTTCCGCGTGATCCAGTCCGACCATCGGTCGAACGCTGTCCGCGAGATCCTGCCGCTGCTGATCGCCGCCTATCCCACCGGCGACGAGGAGCGCCGGCGCGCGACACCGCCCCGCGAGCGGCAGGTGCTGGATCTCCTCAAGAGCTTCGACGGCACGATGGCGACCGACCGGGCCGAGCCCCTGATCGTCACGGCCTGGCTGCGTGAACTCACCCGCCTCGTCTATGCCGACGAACTGGGGCCACGGCTCTTCGCTGACTATTGGGACCAGCGGCAGGTCTTCATGATGTCGGTCCTGCGCAACGAGGGCGGCGCGGGCAGCTGGTGCGCCAGCCGCACGGTCCCCGCAACCTCCTGCGCGACGCTCGCCTCGCGGGCGCTGGAACTGGCGCTCGACGATCTGGAGAAGCGCTATGGCGCCGACCGGTCAGCCTGGCGCTGGGGCGTGGCTCACGATGCCCGCTCCGAACATCGCCCCTTCGCGCGCGTCGCGTCGCTCGCTCGTTTCTTCGATGTGCGCGTTCCCGTGCCCGGCGATACTTACACGGTCAACGTCAATCGCCACACGATCCGCAATGACGAGGAACCGTTCGTGTCGCGCCATTCGGCGTCGCTCCGCGCGCTCTACGACATGGCCGATCCCGAACGCTCGGTGTTCATCCACTCGACGGGACAGTCGGGCCTGCCGACCTCGTCGCTCTACCGCAATCTCGCTGAGCGATGGGCGCGGGTCGACTACATCCCCATGCGCACCCGCCGCGCGGATATCGAACAGGGCGCGATTGGGACCTTGAGGCTCAATCCGCGCTGA
- the gor gene encoding glutathione-disulfide reductase, whose amino-acid sequence MTYDVDLFVIGGGSGGVRAGRIAAQHGASVMLAEEYRMGGTCVIRGCVPKKLMVYASQYHEHFEDAAGFGWTVGATSFDWKAFIAAKDREIGRLEGIYDSNLAKAGVTIVKQRATVTGENEVTLADGRAIKARYILVATGGRPSTDEALPGLEHTISSNEVFHLTEQPKRIVIAGGGYIAVEFAGVFAGLGSEVTLVYRGEKILRGFDEDVRDHLMGEYAKKGIKLVMSETFERIDKGPGGLTVAFRNGHAPIEADQVLMAIGRKPNTANLGLEAVGVALDEVGAIKVDGRSRSSVRTIFAVGDVTNRVNLTPVAIREGHAFADTIFGGNPWSADHSTIPTAVFSEPEIGTVGLSEQQARAKGHAVDIYRATFRPMKHTLSGRDTRMLMKLVVDGETDKVLGVHVCGPDAGEMIQLAGIAVKMGATKADFDGTMAVHPTAAEELVTMRTPSARYAKGE is encoded by the coding sequence ATGACCTACGACGTCGATCTGTTCGTCATCGGTGGCGGCTCGGGCGGCGTGCGCGCAGGCCGCATCGCGGCCCAGCACGGGGCGAGCGTCATGCTCGCCGAGGAATACCGGATGGGCGGCACCTGCGTCATCCGCGGCTGCGTGCCGAAGAAGCTGATGGTCTATGCCTCGCAATATCACGAGCATTTCGAGGATGCGGCGGGCTTCGGCTGGACGGTCGGCGCAACCTCGTTCGACTGGAAGGCCTTCATCGCCGCCAAGGACCGCGAGATCGGCAGGCTCGAAGGCATCTATGACAGCAATCTCGCCAAGGCCGGCGTGACCATCGTCAAGCAGCGCGCGACGGTCACCGGCGAGAACGAGGTGACGCTCGCCGACGGCCGCGCCATCAAGGCCCGCTACATCCTGGTGGCCACCGGCGGCCGCCCCTCGACCGACGAGGCGCTGCCGGGGCTCGAACACACGATCTCGTCCAATGAGGTGTTCCATCTTACCGAGCAGCCGAAGCGGATCGTCATTGCCGGCGGCGGCTATATCGCGGTGGAATTCGCCGGCGTCTTCGCGGGCCTCGGATCCGAGGTCACACTGGTCTACCGGGGCGAGAAGATCCTGCGCGGCTTCGACGAGGATGTGCGCGATCACCTGATGGGCGAATATGCCAAGAAGGGCATCAAGCTGGTGATGAGCGAGACCTTCGAGCGCATCGACAAGGGCCCCGGCGGCCTGACGGTGGCGTTCCGCAACGGCCATGCGCCGATCGAGGCCGACCAGGTGTTGATGGCCATCGGGCGCAAACCCAACACGGCCAACCTTGGCCTGGAAGCGGTCGGCGTCGCACTCGACGAGGTGGGCGCGATCAAGGTGGATGGCCGCAGCCGCTCGTCGGTGCGCACGATCTTCGCGGTCGGCGACGTGACCAACCGCGTGAACCTGACCCCGGTGGCGATCCGCGAGGGCCATGCCTTCGCCGACACGATCTTCGGCGGCAATCCCTGGTCGGCGGATCATTCCACCATTCCGACCGCGGTGTTCTCCGAGCCGGAGATCGGCACGGTCGGCCTGTCGGAGCAGCAGGCCCGCGCCAAGGGCCATGCGGTCGACATCTACCGCGCGACATTCCGGCCGATGAAGCACACGCTGTCGGGGCGCGACACACGCATGCTGATGAAGCTGGTGGTCGACGGCGAGACCGACAAGGTGCTCGGTGTCCATGTCTGCGGCCCGGATGCCGGTGAAATGATCCAGCTCGCCGGGATCGCGGTGAAGATGGGCGCGACCAAGGCCGATTTCGACGGCACGATGGCGGTGCATCCGACGGCGGCGGAAGAGCTCGTGACCATGCGCACGCCGAGCGCCCGCTACGCCAAGGGCGAGTAG
- a CDS encoding Bug family tripartite tricarboxylate transporter substrate binding protein, translated as MTNLSRREALAAGAGAALSLLANPAFAQALTEMKILVPAAPGGGWDQTGRVMQGVLIGQKIVRSAQVTNVAGAGGTIGIAQFVNGFKGDPTGIMVSGFVMVGAILMNKAPVTLDAVTPIARLTGEWQALVVAQNSPIKTVQDLVAAVKTDVAKVSWGGGSAGGVDHITAAMFAGKAGADGSKVNYIAHSGGGEALAAILSGRVTVGVGGASEFDQHVKGRRMRWLGLTAPAGTAGLPGPTLTEQGFDLQLQNWRGLFAGPGLSTEQIAAIGEVVKQMVKSPSWAEQLAAKGWQDTYLDREPFAEFVKAEVQRVDGVLRELGLVKA; from the coding sequence ATGACCAACCTTTCACGCCGCGAGGCCCTCGCAGCCGGCGCGGGCGCTGCCCTGTCGCTGCTGGCAAATCCGGCTTTCGCGCAGGCGCTGACCGAGATGAAGATCCTCGTGCCGGCGGCCCCTGGCGGCGGCTGGGACCAGACCGGCCGCGTCATGCAGGGCGTGCTGATCGGCCAGAAGATCGTGCGCTCGGCGCAGGTGACCAATGTGGCCGGTGCGGGCGGCACGATCGGCATTGCCCAGTTCGTCAACGGCTTCAAGGGCGACCCGACCGGCATCATGGTGTCGGGCTTCGTCATGGTCGGCGCCATTCTGATGAACAAGGCGCCGGTGACGCTCGATGCGGTCACGCCTATCGCCAGGCTCACCGGCGAATGGCAGGCACTGGTGGTCGCGCAGAACTCGCCGATCAAGACGGTGCAGGACCTGGTGGCCGCGGTGAAGACCGATGTCGCCAAGGTCAGTTGGGGCGGCGGCTCCGCCGGTGGCGTCGACCACATCACCGCCGCCATGTTCGCCGGCAAGGCCGGTGCCGATGGTTCCAAGGTCAATTACATCGCCCATTCCGGCGGCGGCGAGGCGCTGGCAGCCATCCTGTCCGGCCGCGTGACGGTCGGCGTCGGCGGCGCCAGCGAGTTCGATCAGCACGTCAAGGGCCGCCGCATGCGCTGGCTGGGCCTGACAGCACCGGCCGGCACGGCGGGCCTTCCCGGCCCGACGCTGACCGAACAGGGCTTCGACCTGCAATTGCAGAACTGGCGCGGCCTGTTCGCCGGTCCCGGCCTCTCGACCGAGCAGATCGCGGCCATCGGTGAGGTGGTGAAGCAGATGGTGAAGTCGCCCTCCTGGGCCGAGCAGCTGGCCGCCAAGGGCTGGCAGGACACCTATCTCGACCGCGAGCCCTTCGCTGAGTTCGTCAAGGCCGAGGTGCAGCGCGTCGACGGCGTGCTGCGCGAACTCGGACTGGTCAAAGCCTGA
- a CDS encoding tripartite tricarboxylate transporter TctB family protein has translation MSDKPVIAIGFGLIATAGLVVWQSWGLAASFGNQAIGPQMMPFLVSGLLAFFGLLTVLEGVKGATPPREGEDWVSVLWIAGGLAVMLALIKTAGFIPAIAILFAATARGFGSTRALVDLALGAVMGLVVYLFFVRVLGLSLPTGLFETLF, from the coding sequence ATGTCCGACAAGCCGGTCATCGCCATCGGCTTCGGCCTGATCGCCACCGCAGGCCTTGTCGTCTGGCAATCCTGGGGCCTTGCCGCCAGCTTCGGCAACCAGGCCATCGGCCCGCAGATGATGCCGTTCCTGGTCAGCGGTCTGCTGGCCTTCTTTGGGCTCCTCACCGTGCTCGAGGGCGTGAAGGGCGCGACCCCGCCGCGCGAGGGCGAGGACTGGGTCTCGGTCCTCTGGATCGCCGGTGGCCTCGCTGTGATGCTCGCGCTGATCAAGACGGCAGGCTTCATCCCGGCCATCGCGATCCTGTTTGCGGCCACCGCCCGCGGCTTCGGCTCAACCCGGGCGCTGGTCGACCTGGCGCTCGGTGCCGTCATGGGCCTCGTCGTCTACCTATTCTTCGTCAGGGTTCTCGGCCTGTCGCTGCCGACCGGCCTGTTCGAAACCCTGTTCTGA
- a CDS encoding tripartite tricarboxylate transporter permease gives MDTLAQLLNGLAIAIQPMNLMFALIGVTLGTAVGVLPGIGPAMTVALLLPVTFKLDPGGSLIMFAGIYYGGMYGGSTTSILLNTPGESASIVTALEGNKMAKAGRGGPALATAAIGSFVAGTIATAMLTIFAPWLAEIAIAFGPEDYFALMVVAFITVSATFGSSRLRGLTSLAIGLTLGLVGIDKLTGQARLAFGVPDLLDGLEVTTVAVAMFAVGEAMAVAGGRKREGGSGTIEAIRGSLWMTKEDWKRSWGPWLRGTAFGFPIGALPAGGAEIPTFLSYATEKKISKHPEEFGQGAIEGVAGPEAANNASAAGTLVPLLTLGIPTSATAAIMLAGFQQYNLQPGPLLFVTSPDVVWGLIASLFIANVMLVVLNLPLVGLWVKLLSIPRPWLYGGILVFATVGVLAAKASLVELSLVLVLGLLAFAMRRFDYPIAPVIVGMILGPMAETQLRRALQITNGDATVLVTSPISATLLAIAVLALLAPILWAKLGWTMKADED, from the coding sequence ATGGACACGCTTGCCCAGCTCCTGAACGGCCTCGCCATCGCGATCCAGCCGATGAACCTGATGTTCGCGCTGATCGGCGTGACGCTCGGCACGGCGGTCGGCGTCCTGCCCGGCATCGGTCCGGCCATGACGGTCGCGCTCCTGCTGCCCGTCACCTTCAAGCTCGACCCCGGCGGGTCGCTGATCATGTTCGCCGGCATCTATTACGGCGGCATGTATGGCGGCTCGACCACCTCGATCCTGCTCAACACGCCAGGCGAAAGTGCGTCGATCGTCACGGCGCTGGAGGGCAACAAGATGGCCAAGGCCGGCCGCGGCGGACCGGCGCTCGCCACCGCCGCCATCGGCTCGTTCGTCGCGGGCACCATCGCCACCGCCATGCTCACCATCTTCGCGCCCTGGCTGGCGGAGATCGCCATTGCCTTCGGGCCGGAAGACTATTTCGCCCTGATGGTGGTGGCCTTCATCACGGTCTCGGCGACCTTCGGCTCGTCGCGGCTTCGCGGCCTCACCTCGTTGGCCATCGGCCTGACGCTGGGCCTGGTCGGCATCGACAAGCTCACGGGCCAGGCGCGCCTGGCCTTCGGCGTACCGGATCTTCTGGATGGCCTGGAGGTGACGACGGTGGCGGTCGCCATGTTCGCGGTCGGCGAGGCCATGGCGGTGGCCGGGGGTCGCAAGCGCGAGGGCGGCTCGGGCACGATCGAGGCGATCCGCGGATCGCTCTGGATGACGAAGGAGGACTGGAAGCGCTCCTGGGGGCCCTGGCTGCGCGGCACCGCCTTCGGCTTCCCGATCGGCGCCTTGCCGGCCGGCGGCGCCGAGATCCCGACCTTCCTGTCCTATGCGACGGAAAAGAAGATCAGCAAGCACCCGGAAGAGTTTGGTCAGGGCGCGATCGAAGGGGTGGCCGGCCCCGAGGCCGCCAACAATGCCTCCGCCGCCGGCACGCTGGTGCCGCTCCTGACGCTCGGCATCCCCACCTCGGCCACCGCCGCCATCATGCTCGCCGGCTTCCAGCAATATAACCTCCAGCCCGGTCCGCTCCTCTTCGTCACCTCGCCTGACGTGGTCTGGGGGCTGATCGCCTCGCTGTTCATCGCCAATGTCATGCTGGTCGTGCTCAACCTGCCGCTGGTCGGCCTGTGGGTGAAGCTCCTGTCGATCCCGCGCCCCTGGCTCTATGGCGGCATTCTCGTCTTCGCGACCGTCGGTGTGCTGGCCGCCAAGGCCTCGCTGGTCGAGCTGTCGCTGGTGCTGGTGCTCGGATTGCTGGCCTTCGCCATGCGCCGCTTCGACTATCCGATCGCCCCCGTCATCGTTGGCATGATCCTCGGGCCCATGGCGGAGACGCAGCTCCGCCGCGCGCTGCAGATCACCAATGGCGATGCCACCGTGCTGGTCACCAGCCCGATCTCGGCGACGCTGCTGGCGATTGCGGTGCTCGCGCTGCTCGCGCCGATCCTCTGGGCGAAGCTCGGCTGGACCATGAAGGCCGACGAGGACTGA
- a CDS encoding DUF2059 domain-containing protein has protein sequence MLARTFAAAAVAAVVASSGAFAQQSPAAPRPSLLAQAAPPAAPAAPQLAPEHIALARQVVELSGATASFQNVIPAFIEQAKAMFLPTNPDLGRQFSEVGDQLKGEFQPRVEELIQAISAAYAQRFSVEELRKIQAFYQSPEGSKLVRTVPSIMEETFARSQQWSQIVTRDLVARFREEFVKRGIRL, from the coding sequence ATGCTCGCCCGTACCTTTGCTGCCGCAGCCGTGGCCGCCGTCGTTGCGTCCTCCGGCGCTTTTGCGCAGCAGAGCCCCGCTGCCCCGCGGCCGAGCCTGCTCGCCCAGGCTGCCCCGCCGGCAGCCCCCGCCGCACCGCAGCTCGCACCGGAGCACATCGCCCTTGCCCGCCAGGTGGTGGAGCTGTCGGGCGCCACCGCCTCGTTCCAGAACGTCATTCCGGCGTTCATCGAACAGGCCAAGGCGATGTTCCTGCCGACCAATCCGGATCTCGGCCGCCAGTTCAGCGAAGTCGGTGACCAGCTCAAGGGCGAGTTCCAGCCGCGCGTCGAGGAACTGATCCAGGCGATCTCGGCCGCCTATGCCCAGCGCTTCTCGGTGGAGGAGCTGAGGAAGATCCAGGCGTTCTACCAGTCGCCCGAGGGTTCCAAGCTGGTGCGTACTGTCCCCTCCATCATGGAAGAGACCTTTGCCCGCTCGCAGCAGTGGAGCCAGATCGTGACCCGCGATCTCGTCGCCCGCTTCCGCGAGGAATTCGTCAAGCGCGGCATCCGCCTCTGA
- the rpiA gene encoding ribose-5-phosphate isomerase RpiA, with protein MTDAEALKRDAAAKALTFVEDGMRLGLGTGSTAKHFVDLLAERVRGGLRVIGVPTSEVTRKQAESLGVPLTTLDETPELDLTIDGADEIDPDLNLIKGGGGALLREKIVAAASGRMIVIADQSKMVDALGRFPLPIEVNMFGLAATRRAIETVLAKAGCSGPISVRTKADGHVFVTDGGHMILDAACARIPDAAGLASRLHSVPGVVEHGLFIGLATFAIIASPGGAEIVGRVGH; from the coding sequence ATGACCGATGCGGAAGCCCTGAAACGCGATGCCGCCGCCAAGGCGCTGACCTTCGTCGAGGATGGCATGCGGCTCGGCCTCGGCACGGGATCGACGGCCAAGCACTTCGTCGATCTGCTGGCAGAGCGTGTCCGCGGCGGACTGAGGGTGATCGGCGTGCCGACCTCCGAAGTCACCCGCAAGCAGGCGGAAAGCCTTGGCGTGCCTCTGACGACGCTGGACGAGACGCCCGAGCTCGATCTCACCATCGACGGCGCCGACGAAATCGACCCGGATCTCAACCTGATCAAGGGCGGCGGCGGCGCGCTGCTGCGCGAGAAGATCGTGGCTGCGGCCTCGGGCCGGATGATCGTGATTGCCGACCAGAGCAAGATGGTCGACGCTCTCGGGCGCTTTCCCTTGCCGATCGAGGTCAACATGTTCGGCCTCGCCGCAACGCGGCGCGCCATCGAGACAGTGTTGGCGAAAGCTGGGTGCAGCGGCCCCATTTCCGTCCGGACCAAGGCCGACGGCCATGTTTTCGTCACGGACGGCGGTCACATGATCCTGGATGCGGCCTGCGCGCGGATTCCCGACGCTGCCGGGCTCGCGTCCCGCCTCCATTCCGTGCCCGGTGTGGTGGAACACGGCCTGTTCATCGGTCTGGCGACTTTTGCGATCATAGCTTCCCCTGGAGGCGCAGAGATCGTAGGACGTGTCGGACACTAA